The Kribbella amoyensis genomic sequence CGCGGAATTCGCTCCCCCACCGGACTGACAACTTTCCGGGGCCGGCCGTCGTCAAAGCAGGCACCCCTCACTTGTGGAAGGCCACACCTCGATGAAGCTCACCCGTACCGCCGTCATCGCCCTGCTCGTCGCCGGACTGGCTGGGACCGCGGCGACCGCGACCGCCGTCGTCTCGCGTCGCGACAGCGAGGCGACCGGCCAAGGGACCACCGCTACCACTCCCACCGCTCCCGCCACTACCACCGCTACTCAGACGCCTTCGGTCGCGGCCGCGGATCAGCAGCCGGCGGTCGCGCCGTTGACGCCCGGCCAGGTGAAGTACGAGCACCGGGTCTGGGGCGATCCGAAGACCGAGGCCGGCATCCGGATCTGGGCGCCGAAGGACTGGCAGCTGGCGAAGGTGTCGACGTTCGAGGCGCGGCTCACCAGCCCGAACAAGCTGTGGAACCTGCGCGTCAACGGTGCCGTGTCGGGCGGGCGAACCACGCAGGCGGCCGCCGACGCCAAGATCGCCGGGCTGCGGGCGACGCCGGGGATCCGGATCCTCGCCCGCGTCGACGGCACCACCCGCTTCGCCAACCCGCACTTCCCGGCCGCGACGTACCACCACACCACGATCACCTACTCGTACGACGATCCGGCCCGTGGTCCCCGCCTTGTCGTGGACCGCTTCGTCGCCGTCTACGAACCGACCAGCACGAACCTCGAGATCAGCGCCGGCGGCCGCCCCGAGGACCGAGCCGCCCTGACCGCGATCACCGACAAGGCCACCGAGGACTACATCCGCCTGCCCTGATCCGGCCGCGCTAGAGGTGGTAGATCCGGCGGGCGGTCTCGCCGAAGACCTGGTCGCGTTCGGCGGCGGCCAGGCCGGCCGTCAGCTGCTCGGCGGCCTCCACCACCTCGGCGTAGGTCGCGGCGAGCAGGCAGACCGGCCAGTCGGAGCCGAACATCACCCGGTCCGGGCCGAACGCGTCCAGCACCACGTCCGCGTACGGCTTCAGGTCGTCGGTCTTCCAGTCGGTCCAGGGCGCTTCGGTGACCATGCCGGACAGCTTGCAGGACACGTTCGGCAGCTCGGCGAGCGACCGGATCCCGCTCGCCCAGGGCTCCAGGTCACCGCCGATGGCCGGCTTGGAGATGTGGTCGACCACGAACGACAGCTCCGGCAACGCCCGGGCGCTCTCGATCGCGGCCGGCAGGTGCGGCGTCCTCGTCAGCAGGTCGTACACCAGCCCCGCCTCGGCCACCGCCGCCAGCCCACGCCGTACGTCGGGACGCAGCAGCCACTCCGGGTCCGGCTCGTCGTGGACCTGGTGCCGGATGCCCTTCAACCACTGGCCGTCGGGGCGCTCCCGGAGTCCGGTGAGGGCGGCCTCGACGTCGGGAGCGGTCAGGTCCACCCAACCGACCACCCCGGCGACCAGGTCGTTGCTCTCGGCAATGGCGAGGAACTCGGGTGTCTCGGCGGCCAGCCCGACCGTCTGCACCAGCACGGTCCGACCGATGTCGGCCGCGGCCGCCAGTGGCGCCAGATCGTCGATGCCGAAGTCGCGCCGGATCGGGTCCAGCTCCGGGCCGACCATCCAGGACTGCTCCCGGACGGACAGGTCCCAGACGTGGTGGTGTGCGTCGACTCTGCTCATGCGGCCGTCGTCCCTTCCGCGTGGATCAGCCGGATCACCTGCTGGCTCATCCGGTCGTAGTCGTGGTCGTTCGGTACCTCGCCGCAGACCCGGTGGTCGCGCATCACCACCACCCGGTCGGCCAGGGTGATCATCTCCGGCAGGTCCGAGGTGATCAACAGGATCGCCAGCCCGTGCGCGGCCAGGTCCCAGATCAGGGTGTGGAAGGCGTCCTTGGTCCGGACGTCGATGCCGACCGTGGGCTCGTCGATGATCAGGATCTCGGTCTTCGCCGCCAGCCACTTCGCCAGCGACACCTTCTGCTGGTTCCCACCGGACAACGTCCCGGCGTACTGCGCGGGCGAGGCGATCCGGATCCCGAGCTGCTCCACGTACTCGGCGACCAGCGCGGCCTCTGCCTTGGCCGGGACGTACCCGAGCGCCTTGCGGAGCCGGTCCCACACCGTGACGGCGATGTTCCGGCTGACCGGCTGGTCGAGGAAGACGCCCTCTTCCTTGCGGTTCTCGGTGACGTAGCCGATCCGGTGGTTCCGCAGGGCGTCGCGGACGTTGCGGATCCGGACCGCCTGGCCGCGGACCCGGACCTCGCCGGCGGTGATCCGGTCCAGCCCGAGCAGCGCCTTCGCCAGTTCGCTCCGGCCGGCGCCGACCAGCCCGTACAACCCGACGATCTCGCCCGGCCGGACCTGGAGATCCACGTCCGCATGCCCGGTCGCCGTCCCGACCCCGCACAGCTCGAGCAAGGGCGCCGCCTCGGTGTCGACGGTCCGCGGTGGCAGGGTGAGTGCCTCGTGCACCCGGCCGACCATCAGGTCGACCACCTCGTCCCGGGTCAGCTCGGTCAGGTCACCGGACTCCAGCACCGACGTGCCGTCGCGGAGGACCGTGACGGTGTCGCAGATCTGGAAGACCTCCTCCAGCTTGTGACTGACGAAGAGCACCGCGCAGCCGGCGTCCTTCAGCTTGCCGACCACGTGGAACAGCCGGTCGGCTTCGTTCGGCGTGATGGAGGCGGTGGGCTCGTCGAGCAGCAGCACCCGGCTCTGGACCGACAGCGCCTTGGCGATCTCGACCAGCTGAGCCTGGGCCACCGACAGCTCGGTGACCGGCTGGTCCGGATCGAGGTCGAGGTCGAGCTCGGCCAGCCAGCGCTTCGCCTCGGCCCGGATCGCGGCCCGGTCCACCAGCCCGCGCGCGGTGGGCAACGCCTGGAGCAGGATGTTCTCGCCGACGGTGAAGCCGGGGATCAGGTTGCGTTCCTGGTGGACGACGCCGATCCCCGCCGACGCGGACTCGTGCGGCGAGCCGAACCGCACCTCGTCGCCGTCGAGCAGCAGCCGGCCACCGTCGGGGCGGTACAGCCCGGTGATGACCTTGATCAGGGTCGACTTGCCCGCGCCGTTCTCGCCGAGCAGCGCGTGCACCGACCCGGCCTCCAGGCTCAGCGTCACCCCGTCGAGAGCGCGGACGCCGGGGAACAGCTTGTCCACCTGGTCCGCCCGGAACAGCGTCACGAGACACCTCCCGCCACCACCGCGTCCGGTGATTTCACGACCGTCCGGCGTTGCTGCCGCCGGGTACGGACCTGGCCGAGCACCACCGAGCCGAGCACGACGGCGCCGACCACGAAGTTCACCCAGCTCGGCTCGAGCGAGAACTCGGCCCGGGCGGTGTCGACGAAGCGCACCACGAACGCGGCCAGGACCGTCCCGAGCACGACCGCGGATCCACCGGTGAGCAGGGCGCCGCCGATGATCGGGGCCGCGAAGCTCGGCAGCAGCCAGTCCCCGCCGATGCTCTTGTTCACCCCCGGCGACGACGCGACGGTGAGGATCGCGGCCACGCCGAGGATCGCCCCCGAGGTGGTGTGCGCGATGATCACCGACCGGTCCGTGGAGATCCCGGACAACTTGGCGGCCACCGGATTCCCACCGGAGGCGAGCAACTGCCGACCGGGGACGGTCCGGCGCAGCATCACCGCGAGCAACCCGGCCACGGCCAGCGCCACCAGGAAGATCAACGGCAGCACCCCGAACAGCGCGTACGACCCGAACGTCTTCAACGCCGCCGGATACGCGTCGACGGTCCGCGTCCCGACCAGCCTGTACTGCACGCCGAGCAGCACCGTCATCGTCGCCAGGGTCACGATGAACCCGTTGATCCGGGTCAGCACCACGAGCAGTCCGTTCGCCGCGCCGGCCGCACTCGCCAGCAGGAACCCGCTCAGCAACGCGAGCGGCGCCGGTACTCCGTGATCGGCCATCAGCACGCCCATCGCGACCGCGGCGAATCCACCGATCGCGCCCACGGCCAAGTTCAGCTGTCCCACTGCGAGAACCACCATCTGAGCCAATCCGATCAGGACCGGCACCGCCAGGAACTGAAGGAGCACTCGCAGGGAATTCGCTGTGAGCAGGTCACCGCCGGAAGCGATCACCAGACCGACGAAGAACACCCCGCAGATGACCAGCAACGTCATCTCGGTCGTCTTCACGAACCGCTTCATCGGCGCCGCCCTCCTCGTCCCGGCGACAACGCCCGCCGATCCGACAACACGGTCCTGATCCGGTCGGTGGACAGCGCGAGCAGCAGGATCAGGCCGAGGTAGATGTTCAGGCTCTCCAGGCCGACCCCGAGCAGGTCGAGGCCCTTGCGGATCACCGACGTGAGCGCGGTCCCGAGCAGGGTGCCCCAGACCGAGATGAACCCGCCGGCCAGCAACGTGCCGCCGAGGATCGGGCCGAGGAAGGACGGCAGCATGAACTCCTCGCCGATCGTCGCCTTGATCGACCCGGTGCTGACCGCGAGCATGAACCCGGCCAGCGCTGCCAGGCAGCCCGACATCGCGTGTGCCGTGATCACCCGGCGCGCGGTCGGGATCCCGGACAGCTCGGCCGCCTTGACCGAGGTGCCGGTCAGCAGCAGCTCACGCCCGAGCCGGGTCCGGCTGTAGATCCAGCCGACCACGGCCATCGCGATCACCGCGAACATTGCCAGCTGCGGAATCGCCGGTGAGCCGCAGACGTTCCCGACGCACACGTCCGCGAGCGAGTAGTTGCGCAGCTCCCGCATCCCGGCCGGCTTGGTGACGAAGGCGGCGTTCTCGGTCAGCGCGGTGTAGACCAGCGGGATCAGGCCCAGCAGCAGGAAGTCCAGGGCGAGCGTGACCACGAACGAGTTCACCCCGGTCCGCGCGATCACCCAGCCCGCCAGCGCGCCGATCGCGGTGCCGGCGATCAGGCCGACCAGCAGCCCGGCGTACAGGCCGAAGTGCCACAGGTCGTACGAGATGCCGGTGAGCATCATCGAGAACGCCGCCATCCGGCCGACGGCGAGGTTCATGTGGCCGATCGACAGCACGCACAGCTGGGCCAGCCCGACCACGGTGAACATGGCGATGTCCCGGAGCAACGGGAAGATCACCAGCTGCTGGTTGAAGAACGCGGGCCGCAGCAGTCCGAACACGGTGGCCAGGGCGACCACCAGGATCAGCAGGCCGATCCGCTGGTTCGCCCACCACGGGGTCCGGCTGCCGCGCGGTGGTTCGGTGGGGGTCTCCGGTTCCTGCAGCGCGGCGGTGGCCGTCTCCGAAACCGGAGCGCTCACGAGACCCGCCGGTCGTCGATCGCGTCGCGGTTCCAGTCGATCCCGAGCCCCGGCGCGTCCGGCGCGACCGCGTGCCCGTCGGCGATCTCCATCTCGGTGTGCGTGATCGCCCGCAACTGCGGGATGTGCTCCACGTACCGCCCGTTCGGCACCGCCGCGGTCAGGCTGACGTGCAGCTCCATCAGGAAGTGCGGGCAGACCTCGAGATTGAACGTCTCGGCCAGGTGCGCCACCTTGAGCCACGGCGTGATCCCGCCGATCCGGGCCACGTCCACCTGGACGATCCCGGCCGCACCGGCGGCGACGTACTCGCGGAACTGCGACACCGAGTACATCGACTCGCCGACCGCGATCGGGATCGCCGTGGACTCGGCCAGCCGGACGTGGCCGGTCAGGTCGTCGGCGGGCAACGGTTCCTCGAACCAGCTCAGGTCGATCGGTTCGAACGCCCTGGCCCGGCGCTTCGCCTCGGCGTACGTCATCGACTGGTTCGCGTCGACCATGATGTCGAGCCCGGGTCCGACCGCGTCCCGGACTGCCTGCAGGCGTTCGAGGTCCTCGTGCACCCGGGGTTTGCCGACCTTCAGCTTGACCCCGGGCCAGCCCGCCTTCTGCGACGCGAGTGCGCCCGCGACCAGCTGGTCCGTTGTCAGGTGCAACCAACCGCCCTCGGTGTCGTACAGCGGGACGCGCTGCCGGAAGCCACCGGCCAGCCGCCACAACGGTTCACCGGCCCGGCGGCAGCGCAGGTCCCACAACGCGGTGTCGACCGCGGCCAGCGCCAACGAGGTGATCGCGCCGACCGTGGTCGCCCGGGTGGAGGCGAACAGGTCGAACCACAACCCCTCCACGTTCCGCGCGTCCGCCCCGATCAACCGCGGCAGCAGGTGATCGCGCAACATCGCCAGCACCGAGGTCCCCCCGGTACCGATCGTGTACGAGTAGCCCAGCCCGGTCCGGCCGTCGGAGGTCTCCAGCTCGACGAAGAGCGTCTCCTGCTTGAGGAAGGCCTGGACCGCGTCGGTCCGGACGGTCTCGACCTCGAGGTCGACCAGGAACGCCTCGGCCCTGGTGATCGCCGGCGTACTCACTGGCAGCTCAGCTGGGACGCGAACTCGGTCTGCAACGCCTTGGTCTTGGCCTTGCGTTCCTCGTCGTAGCTGTCCACGGTGTCCTTGGTCACCACGAACGACCCGGAGTCGACGATGACGCCCGGCTGCTTCATCGTGCACTGCTTCGACCCGAGCAGGGCGAGCAGCCAGCCGCCGACGTACGCCTGGCCGACCGGGTTCTGCGCCACGGTCGCGGCGACCCCGCCGGACTTGATCCCGGTCAGGATCTTGGCGTCGTCGTCGATCGCGACCACCTTGATCGGGAGCTTGCTGCTGATCACACCGTCCGCGGCCGCCACCGCCGGGTTGTACGCGGTGGTGACGATGCCCTTGATGTCCTGGCCCTTCGAGGCGAGCAGGTCGGCGACCGCCTTCTGCGCGGTCTGCAGGTCCTTGTCGATGTCGGTGATCACCGGCAACTCGGTGACCTTGCCGTTGGTCTCCCCGACCGCCTTCTTCACCCCGGCGATCCGGCGCTGGGTGTTGGAGTCGACGTTGTTCCCGGTCAGGTGCACGATCGTGCCCTCGCCGCCGATCGCGTCGATGGTCGCCTTCGCCGCCTTGTACGCCGCGGCCTCGACGTCGGTGGACAGGCAGAAGTCGGCCGAGTTGGTGTCCCCGGCCGGGCAGGACGCCAGCGAGCCGACCGCGAACCCCTTCGCCTTCAGGTCCTCGAAGGTGGTGTTGATGTCGGTCGGCGAGACCCCGAAGATGCCGAACGCGTTGTACCCCTGCGCGGCCAGCGAGTTGACCACGTTGTTCTGCTTGCCCTGGTCCCACTCGCCGGTCTCGTTGAAGGTGACGTCACCGAGCTTGAAGTCCGCCTTGTCCTGCTCGGCGGTCGTCTTCCAGGGCTGGAAGTACGGGTGTGCGCCGCCGGGGATCAGCGCCAGCTTCACGCCGGAGCCGTCCTTCAGCTCGACCGGTCCGCCCGACGTCCCGGTGGAGGCGTCGTCACCAGCGGTGCCTCCGGCGGTGTCGGTCCCGCTCTTGGTGGTGCAGCCCGTCGCTGCCAGCGCGACGACGGCCAGCCCGGCGGCGGTCCTGCGGTACCAGGACGAGTTCATCGGCACGCCTCCTCAAAGATCCTATAGGATATTGCGAACCTGATGCTGCCGCCTCACACTGGTGGCGTCAAGACTTGCTCCGGTAACGGCCACGTCGATGGCCGGACCTGGGCAGTATGGTGCTTCAGAGGAGGCGACGTGACCGATGCGCATGTGGGCCTGGCGGGGCAGCTCACACGTCTGCCCCAGCGTCAGGTCCTGAGCGACGACGTCTACGAGACGGTCAAGGGCCTGATCATGGACAGCGTGGTCGAGCCTGGCACCCGGCTGAACATCGACGCGCTGACCCGGGAACTCGGCATCTCCCAGACCCCGATCCGCGAGTCGCTGGCCCGGCTCGAGTCCGACGGCCTGGTGATCAAGGAGCCGCTGCGCGGGTACCGGGTGTCCTCGACGCTGACCCGGTCCGAGTTCGAGGACCTGTTCGAGTACCGGCTGCTGATCGAACCGTGGGCGGCCGGCCGCGCCGCCGAGCGGACCGCGCCGCCGGACCTGGCCCGGCTCAAGGACGAGATGCTCAGCTACACCGACGTCCCGGACCGGCCGGACTACGACAGCTACAAGGCGATGGCCGCGCACGACCAGCGCTTCCACGACCTGGTCCTGAAGCTCTCCGGCAACGAGACGGCCCGGCTGTCCTTCGCCCGGACCCACTGTCACCTGCACCTCTTCCGGCTGTACTACGGGGGCGGCATCGCGACCAAGGCCCTGCGCGAGCACAAGGCGATCGTGGCCGCCGTCCGCAAGGGCGACCCGGACGAGGCCGCCGCCGCGATGCGTTCCCACATCGAAGCGTCCCGGGCCCGCCTGCGTCCGGTGTTCGACAAGGAATGACCTCTCGCCGCTAGGAGAAAATCTGTGGAACTGCTCCGCCTCGGGGCGGTCGGTGCCGAGCGCCCGTACGTGCGCGCCGCCGACGGCACCGTCTTCGACCTCAGCTCCGTCACCGCCGACATCGACGGCGCCTTCCTCGGTTCGGACGGGATCGCCCGGGCCCGGGCCGCGCTCGACGCCGGGTCACTGCCGGCCGCCGACGTCGAGGGTCTGCGGGTGGGAGCGCCGATTGCGAAGCCGGCCGCCGTGGTCTGCATCGGGCAGAACTACGCGGCCCACGCCGCCGAGTCCGGGGCCGAGCCGCCGAAGGACCCGATCGTCTTCTTCAAGCACCCGAACACCGTCGTCGGCCCGTACGACGACGTGCTGGTCCCGCGCGGCTCCACCAAGACCGACTGGGAGGTCGAGCTCGCCGTCGTGATCGGCAAGCAGGCGCGCTACCTGTCCTCGGACGAGGAGGCGCTCGCCTGCATCGCGGGGTACGCGGTGTCCAACGACGTGTCGGAGCGGGCGTTCCAGCTCGAGGTGTCCGGCGGCCAATGGTCCAAGGGCAAGTGCTGCGAGACCTTCAACCCGCTCGGCCCGGCGCTGGTCCCGGCCGACGAGGTGGGCGACCCGCAGAACCTCGACCTGAAGTCCTGGGTCAACGGCGAGCCCCGGCAGGCCTCGAACACCCGGGACATGATCTTCAGCGTGGCTGCGCTCGTCCGCGACCTCTCGCAGTACCTGACCCTCGACCCGGGCGACCTGGTCAACACCGGTACCCCGGAAGGTGTGGCCCTGTCCGGCCGTTTCCCGTACCTCGCCGCGGGCGACACCATGGAGTGCGAGATCCAGGGTCTCGGCCGCCAGCGGCAGACCCTCACCCAGGCCTGATATCGGGCCATGACCGACCCTTCCCTCCTGCAGGACATCCGCACCTCCTACGACACCGTCGCGGCCTCGTACGCCGAACTCGTGCGCGGCGGTGACGCCTGGGAGCTGCCGGTTCTCGGCATCTTCGCGAACCTCGTACCGCCGGGCGCCCGGGTACTCGACGTGGGCTGCGGGCCCGGCCGGGTGACGGCGATCCTGCGGTCGCTCGGCCTCGACGCGTCCGGCGTCGACCTGTCGCCGGGGATGATCGAGATCGCCCGGCGCGACCACCCGCACGTCCCGTTCGAGGTCGGCACGATGACCGCACTCGACTGCCCGGACGGCGACCTCGGCGGCCTCGTCGCCTGGTGGTCGATCGTGCACCTCCCGCGCGAGGTGCTCCCGCAGGTGCTGGCCGAGTTCCACCGGGTACTGGCCCCGGGCGGACGGTTGCTGATCGGCTTCCACGTCGGCGACACCCAGCGGCACAAGGACTCCGGGTACGGCGGACACGCGATGTCGGTCGACGTCTACCGCTGGCTCCCGGACCGCCTCACCGCCTTGGCGACCGCGGCCGGGTTCACCGTCGAGGCCCAGCTCGTCACCGACCCGGCCGGCGAAGTCCCCGGCGGGCGGCTGCTCTTCCACAAATCCGGTGGCGGCGACGGGACCACCTGCGCCACCCTCGGCGCATGACCTCGCTCGTCCGCACCGTGACCTTCGACGCCCGTGATCCCTACCAACTGGCCGGCTTCTGGCTCCAGGTATTCGGGGTGGAGCGGCCCGACGACGACCACCCCGGGGAGCCGTACGCCGCGGTGCCGACCCCGACGGTCAAGCTGCTGTTCGAGCAGAACGACGACGCCCGGGTGGTCAAGAACCGGGTCCACCTCGACCTCGAACCAGACATCCCCCGGGACCAGGAGATCGAGCGCCTACTCGCCCTCGGCGCCACCCTCGCCGAA encodes the following:
- a CDS encoding ABC transporter permease, which produces MKRFVKTTEMTLLVICGVFFVGLVIASGGDLLTANSLRVLLQFLAVPVLIGLAQMVVLAVGQLNLAVGAIGGFAAVAMGVLMADHGVPAPLALLSGFLLASAAGAANGLLVVLTRINGFIVTLATMTVLLGVQYRLVGTRTVDAYPAALKTFGSYALFGVLPLIFLVALAVAGLLAVMLRRTVPGRQLLASGGNPVAAKLSGISTDRSVIIAHTTSGAILGVAAILTVASSPGVNKSIGGDWLLPSFAAPIIGGALLTGGSAVVLGTVLAAFVVRFVDTARAEFSLEPSWVNFVVGAVVLGSVVLGQVRTRRQQRRTVVKSPDAVVAGGVS
- a CDS encoding ABC transporter permease, with the translated sequence MSAPVSETATAALQEPETPTEPPRGSRTPWWANQRIGLLILVVALATVFGLLRPAFFNQQLVIFPLLRDIAMFTVVGLAQLCVLSIGHMNLAVGRMAAFSMMLTGISYDLWHFGLYAGLLVGLIAGTAIGALAGWVIARTGVNSFVVTLALDFLLLGLIPLVYTALTENAAFVTKPAGMRELRNYSLADVCVGNVCGSPAIPQLAMFAVIAMAVVGWIYSRTRLGRELLLTGTSVKAAELSGIPTARRVITAHAMSGCLAALAGFMLAVSTGSIKATIGEEFMLPSFLGPILGGTLLAGGFISVWGTLLGTALTSVIRKGLDLLGVGLESLNIYLGLILLLALSTDRIRTVLSDRRALSPGRGGRRR
- a CDS encoding class I SAM-dependent DNA methyltransferase produces the protein MTDPSLLQDIRTSYDTVAASYAELVRGGDAWELPVLGIFANLVPPGARVLDVGCGPGRVTAILRSLGLDASGVDLSPGMIEIARRDHPHVPFEVGTMTALDCPDGDLGGLVAWWSIVHLPREVLPQVLAEFHRVLAPGGRLLIGFHVGDTQRHKDSGYGGHAMSVDVYRWLPDRLTALATAAGFTVEAQLVTDPAGEVPGGRLLFHKSGGGDGTTCATLGA
- a CDS encoding GntR family transcriptional regulator, with product MTDAHVGLAGQLTRLPQRQVLSDDVYETVKGLIMDSVVEPGTRLNIDALTRELGISQTPIRESLARLESDGLVIKEPLRGYRVSSTLTRSEFEDLFEYRLLIEPWAAGRAAERTAPPDLARLKDEMLSYTDVPDRPDYDSYKAMAAHDQRFHDLVLKLSGNETARLSFARTHCHLHLFRLYYGGGIATKALREHKAIVAAVRKGDPDEAAAAMRSHIEASRARLRPVFDKE
- a CDS encoding sugar ABC transporter ATP-binding protein, with protein sequence MTLFRADQVDKLFPGVRALDGVTLSLEAGSVHALLGENGAGKSTLIKVITGLYRPDGGRLLLDGDEVRFGSPHESASAGIGVVHQERNLIPGFTVGENILLQALPTARGLVDRAAIRAEAKRWLAELDLDLDPDQPVTELSVAQAQLVEIAKALSVQSRVLLLDEPTASITPNEADRLFHVVGKLKDAGCAVLFVSHKLEEVFQICDTVTVLRDGTSVLESGDLTELTRDEVVDLMVGRVHEALTLPPRTVDTEAAPLLELCGVGTATGHADVDLQVRPGEIVGLYGLVGAGRSELAKALLGLDRITAGEVRVRGQAVRIRNVRDALRNHRIGYVTENRKEEGVFLDQPVSRNIAVTVWDRLRKALGYVPAKAEAALVAEYVEQLGIRIASPAQYAGTLSGGNQQKVSLAKWLAAKTEILIIDEPTVGIDVRTKDAFHTLIWDLAAHGLAILLITSDLPEMITLADRVVVMRDHRVCGEVPNDHDYDRMSQQVIRLIHAEGTTAA
- a CDS encoding amidohydrolase family protein, with protein sequence MSRVDAHHHVWDLSVREQSWMVGPELDPIRRDFGIDDLAPLAAAADIGRTVLVQTVGLAAETPEFLAIAESNDLVAGVVGWVDLTAPDVEAALTGLRERPDGQWLKGIRHQVHDEPDPEWLLRPDVRRGLAAVAEAGLVYDLLTRTPHLPAAIESARALPELSFVVDHISKPAIGGDLEPWASGIRSLAELPNVSCKLSGMVTEAPWTDWKTDDLKPYADVVLDAFGPDRVMFGSDWPVCLLAATYAEVVEAAEQLTAGLAAAERDQVFGETARRIYHL
- a CDS encoding mandelate racemase/muconate lactonizing enzyme family protein codes for the protein MSTPAITRAEAFLVDLEVETVRTDAVQAFLKQETLFVELETSDGRTGLGYSYTIGTGGTSVLAMLRDHLLPRLIGADARNVEGLWFDLFASTRATTVGAITSLALAAVDTALWDLRCRRAGEPLWRLAGGFRQRVPLYDTEGGWLHLTTDQLVAGALASQKAGWPGVKLKVGKPRVHEDLERLQAVRDAVGPGLDIMVDANQSMTYAEAKRRARAFEPIDLSWFEEPLPADDLTGHVRLAESTAIPIAVGESMYSVSQFREYVAAGAAGIVQVDVARIGGITPWLKVAHLAETFNLEVCPHFLMELHVSLTAAVPNGRYVEHIPQLRAITHTEMEIADGHAVAPDAPGLGIDWNRDAIDDRRVS
- a CDS encoding fumarylacetoacetate hydrolase family protein, translated to MELLRLGAVGAERPYVRAADGTVFDLSSVTADIDGAFLGSDGIARARAALDAGSLPAADVEGLRVGAPIAKPAAVVCIGQNYAAHAAESGAEPPKDPIVFFKHPNTVVGPYDDVLVPRGSTKTDWEVELAVVIGKQARYLSSDEEALACIAGYAVSNDVSERAFQLEVSGGQWSKGKCCETFNPLGPALVPADEVGDPQNLDLKSWVNGEPRQASNTRDMIFSVAALVRDLSQYLTLDPGDLVNTGTPEGVALSGRFPYLAAGDTMECEIQGLGRQRQTLTQA
- a CDS encoding VOC family protein, which gives rise to MTSLVRTVTFDARDPYQLAGFWLQVFGVERPDDDHPGEPYAAVPTPTVKLLFEQNDDARVVKNRVHLDLEPDIPRDQEIERLLALGATLAEDRREPDGKGWAVLRDPEGNEFCVLRSLPERATNP
- a CDS encoding sugar ABC transporter substrate-binding protein yields the protein MNSSWYRRTAAGLAVVALAATGCTTKSGTDTAGGTAGDDASTGTSGGPVELKDGSGVKLALIPGGAHPYFQPWKTTAEQDKADFKLGDVTFNETGEWDQGKQNNVVNSLAAQGYNAFGIFGVSPTDINTTFEDLKAKGFAVGSLASCPAGDTNSADFCLSTDVEAAAYKAAKATIDAIGGEGTIVHLTGNNVDSNTQRRIAGVKKAVGETNGKVTELPVITDIDKDLQTAQKAVADLLASKGQDIKGIVTTAYNPAVAAADGVISSKLPIKVVAIDDDAKILTGIKSGGVAATVAQNPVGQAYVGGWLLALLGSKQCTMKQPGVIVDSGSFVVTKDTVDSYDEERKAKTKALQTEFASQLSCQ